Part of the Sphaerochaeta associata genome is shown below.
TGTTCGATCTGGCCTCTGGTATAATAGAGGGGAAGGATCTCGGATGGGTCAAGCTCTTCTGAAGAGACCATCATGAACGTCCCGCACATGCTCCTAATCCTTTCAAGCTCCTCCCGATTCACCTTGTCCTCTATCGGGCCCGACAGGGCCTGTGCAGACTCTAGGCCCTGCATCTTCGTGTCAAGGACTATGTATGAATAGGCTTCGATGCTTTCAGCCAGAACACAGGGGACCTTCTTTATGTAGAGAACACGCCCATTGAAGGAGACGAGGTTTGCGGCATCCTCCAGCCCCGGCCTGTTGCGATTGAAAATCTCTTTGTACAGCTTCCGGTTCTTCTTGATCCTGGTCACGAATGCTATCTTCTTCTCATGCAACAATCTGATGTTGGCATCAGTATAGTAGCCGGCATCAAGGATTGCGAAATCCGTGCATACTCCCACCCTCTCGAGGTCGTCGATGGTGTTTGCTATCGTGGATGCGTCTATTATGTTGCCGCTGATGGTCCTTGCAGCAAGGGGAAGCCCTGTATTCCTTTCGCAGACGTAGATGAGCCTTGCCCCTTCATCGCATGACCCGTCATGATTCCAGACCTCCCTCTTGTCCATGGAGATTGCATTCGGCATGCCGGTGCTGTCTATGAGTATCCCGTGTATGCCGCTTCCGGACAGGACGGCCTCCATATACTTCCTTGTGAAACGGAGCTGGAGGTCGGGATCTGAAAGCTTTCTATACAGCTTGCTTATCTTGCTGCCAGACGGAACCGCATCGGGATACATCAAGCAAACGTAGCTTCCGTCCCACCAATCCCTCATATGCTCCCTTGCTTCGCCCTTGAGGATGTAGAAATAGACAAGCGACAACCAAAGGCTGACCATTTCTGATCAGCCTTGTGGGTTTATTGGATATTCGCCTCGGATTATTCCGGGGCGTTCCCATCTGAACAGCGACCCAAACCGTAGATATACCCTTGGGCTCATAGCAAGCCAAAGGCCGACCATTTCTGATCAGCCTTGTGGGTTTATTGGATGTTCGCCTCGGATTATTCCGGGGCGTTTCTTACTGAATAGCGACCCAAGCAGCAGCTTGACCTTTAGGCTCAAAACAAACCAAAGGCTGACCATTTCTGATCAGCCTTGTGGGTTTATTGGATGTTCGCCTCGGATTATTCCGGGGCGTTTCTTACTGAATAGCGACCCAAGCAGCAGCTTGACCTTTAGGCTCAAAACAAGCCAAAGGCTGACCATTTCTGATCAGCCTTGTGGTTTTATTGGATACTGTACCTGGAACCCTGTTTCTCAAAACCCTTGATTCAAACCGCTATCTTGCGATTCCAGTGGAACTTTTGGAGTTTGTACCTGGTACCGCTGGTTTTGAAAGCGGCAGCAAAGTGGTCTCGAGCTACAAGGACTACGACAGGGTCAATCATCTCAACAACGTCAACAGCTTTCATTCCCTGATTGAGCGATGGTACAAC
Proteins encoded:
- a CDS encoding transposase, which encodes MVSLWLSLVYFYILKGEAREHMRDWWDGSYVCLMYPDAVPSGSKISKLYRKLSDPDLQLRFTRKYMEAVLSGSGIHGILIDSTGMPNAISMDKREVWNHDGSCDEGARLIYVCERNTGLPLAARTISGNIIDASTIANTIDDLERVGVCTDFAILDAGYYTDANIRLLHEKKIAFVTRIKKNRKLYKEIFNRNRPGLEDAANLVSFNGRVLYIKKVPCVLAESIEAYSYIVLDTKMQGLESAQALSGPIEDKVNREELERIRSMCGTFMMVSSEELDPSEILPLYYTRGQIEQVFDIAKGSAELLQLGLHSEETFDGHVFVSFLAVIICHLLQRLFLNERMTTSEALGALRNHKCKLYDNGDMVPYESKKKQNLCYDLIKVKPQKKHFDKCPSIW